A region of the Deinococcus hopiensis KR-140 genome:
AGACCGTCTGACACGCACGCTGAAGATGAATCGCAAGCAGTTCCGTCGACGCACCGGGGTCTACCCGGAAACGTTTGCTGAGATGGAAGAGGTGCTGACCCTACGCGAAGGACAGAAAAAGAAATCAGGCCGCCCCGCCGCGCTCAGCGTGGCGGAACAACTGCTGATGACCCTGGAATTCTGGCGCGAGTACCGGACCTTCGCCCACCTGGGTGACGACTGGGGTGTGCACGAAGCCACCGTGCATCGCACGGTGGAACGCGTGGAAGCGGCTCTGATTGCCAGTGCACGGTTCCAGCTGCCCAAGAAACGCGTGTTTCAGGAAGCACAACTCGTGTACAGCATCGTCGCGGTCGATGCTTCCGAAGTGCCCTGTGAACGGCCCAAAAAAAGCAGCGCGCGTGGTACAGCGGCAAGAAAAAGCGGCACACCCTGAAATTTCAGGTGCTGATGTGCACAGTGACGCAGCGCATCCTGGGCACCGCCACGAGCGCTGGGGCGGTTCATGACCTAAAGCTGTTTCGTCAGTCAGGCGTTCGTTTTCCTCACCAAACGGCGCTTATTGGAGATGCAGGGTATCAGGGCCTGTGGAGAAGCCACAGGCACGCCCTTACCCCCCATAAGGCGACGCAGGCGTCGCCTCTGTCCGCGGAGCAGCGCCAGGACAACCGTGTCCTCGCGCATACCAGGCAGGCAATCGAGCATATGATCCGTCGCATGAAGATCTTCCGTGTGCTGAAGGGCGTGTACCGACATCGGCGGCGTCGGTTTGCACTCCGGGTTCAGCTCATCGCAGCGCTGTGCAACCTCACCCAAGCCTGCCGATCGTGACTTTCGCAAGAGGTCTATTGACGAGTTGACTGCGATGCACCTTCAAGGCCAGGCGCAACAGTGCTGGAAGCATCTGTTTCAACTTCTTATTCTGCTCGGTCAATAAGCGAGATGCACCCTGTGGAATGTCATAGGTCACCTTCCAAACAGAGCTGAGAGAGCGGACTCCCAGTTCCTCGAAGAAGCCTCTCGACGCGACATCACGGGTGCGAACTTCAATTCGCTGGGGAAGGTTGAACTTGGCAAGTTCATCGGCTGGCTTGTCCACGAACAGGGCATCTTCAGGACGCAGAAGGGAGCCCTTCGTACGTTCCTTCCAGACGACCGGCACCACCCGCTTGCCACGAAGGGACTGCAAGATGTCCTTGAGCCCTTCCCGGTTCTTGGCGTACGCATCCGACAAGGCCCGGATGCAACGTTCAGCCACATCCTGCGCCTCTTTGGAAGGCGTCTCCCCACTCACACATTGGGAAGCGATTTCAAGCAGGACGTCTCGGAACGTGCTGGGGTTAGGTGAGGACGGGATCGAAAGTATGTCGATGAGCGGCCTGAATTTGGTCAATTCGTTTTGCCCTACCCGGTATCGCCAGCGACCCAGATTCGGATCCTCACGGAAGAGGTGTGTGGCAGCCGCGAATGTGCCGTCACCCAGAGGAAAAAGCTTCAGCGCCCTGAGTTCGCCCCGAGTCTTTTCCGCCACGCGTCCGGCCTGACTGTTCAACCAGTACAAGATCCTGAGCGATGGTCCCTGCCCGCGGGTGTTGAGGTCACGGATGTGTTGCGCCACCTGTTCCGGTTGGGGGTGAGCAAAACCGAGGGCTCGCCGGTTCTCTCTCCGGAACTCCTCTCCGTCGGGGAGACGGATACCGCAGAGCCGCTTGTTTCCCAGGTGGTGGCCGACCAGTTCAGCGTCTTCGGCCTGCACCAATTCGCTTGGGGTATACCAGCCCTTGCCCTCCCTATCGGGTAACCACTTGATCTTCGCCAGGTGGGTACTCAGCACGGTTGTGGAAGCCTGGAGGGCGTGGCTCAGGACCTTCTGCCGAACACCAACGCTGAGGTTTGTCACTGATTCCTGAGCACGCTGCTCCAGCTCACGCACGATGTCCTTGTCGGTAACGGTCATCGACATGTCCAACGCTTCCATCAAGGGCCGTACACCTCGCCCCTTGTAATGGGTTGAAGCGAACTGCGGGTAACTGTCACCAAAGAGCGCCGTCATCAGGTCATTCGGCCAGTACAACGTCTCGGGACGGACCCACTTCCCTTTACTGTCTTCGGCGCACGTCAGGGACTTCCACTCCGCGAGAGGAAAATCGTCTCGGCTGTAAACCTGTGCAATGGCCTCGATCACTTCCCGACGACGCCCTACGTGCTTCTGAAAAAACTCTGGCAGCAGGCGGCCATAGTAGGTTTTGGCATCCAACACAGGAAGGGCCAGACGTTCCAGCAAGCCCTCGTGGCCCTTCATATATCCGACGTCGATCAGCTTGCGGACGTGGAAAGGGTCGTTGATCTGGGCGGGGAGCGCCAGTTCGGTGGCGGGGCAGTACTCACCCGCCGTTGTGCGGTAGATGGGGAGCGGCCTGAGTGTCTGGCCACCGAGTTTGCGATCACTCGCCAGGAAGGCGTAAGCACGCTGAATGGGCCACCCAGAGGCAACCAACGCTGGAATGTTAGACGTCTTGCGCAGATCGTCGGCGAATTCGGCGGGGGTGTACTCGTTCACCCGCTCACGAAGAAGCGGTGGGGCGGCTTCCCACCATTGTGAATCCACCAGCTCATCTTCTTTTAGCCAGGGTGCTGTGACTTTGAGATAAGGTTCCGCACACGTCCATGTTTCTGAAAGCACCGCGAGTTCACCGTCTGCCGTGAGGGCTAAAGCCAGCGGGTTCAGACGGTCGTCGAGATCTTCGATCTCCTGCCTCCAGCCTTTCTGTTTCTCTTCCAGTTGAGCGAAGTAAGCAAAAATGGCGTTCAACAAGGGTCGTCTTTGCTCATCGGTCACCCAGTCGACATCGTCTCCAAACAGTTGCTCCAGGGTCTGCAAGAAGGTCTCGGCATTCAGTTCCGGGACCCCCAGCGCCCGAAAGAGAGCCCGGTACCCTCCGTGTTCCGGTGGTGGCAGGTGCCATGGAGTGCGTACCAGCAAGGTCTCTTCCAACACGGGGTCCGCATCGTAGGCGATGCGCAGGAAGTCGCCGTGTTCCACCCATTCTCCCGAGCGCGACCAGAACAAGGGGCGCTCCTTGAAGGTCAGCTGACATGCCTTCCAGAGCCCGCCCACAAACCGTGCGACTGGATGTGGTGAGGATCCATTTCGCGCCGCAGCACTCCGCACTGCAGCCGCGAAGGTATACAGCGTTTCAGGCCCACTGGTCGCCAGGTCCAGCAACAACTGTGGCAAAAACGAGACCACACACTCGAGAAGACGCTCATTCCAGACCCGTTTGTCCGCTTCATCCCAGAGCAGCGTCTTGCGGTCCGTATTGGGATAGAAGTCGGCATTGATGTGGAGCGGAATGCCGGTGGTGTCCCGGGTGGGCAAGAAAGCATAGAGGAGCCCAGAGACACTCTCTTCACCGAGGGGAAGGGCGAGTTGCAGGGTCGTTCGCCGTTTGCGCCTCTGGGCTTCACGCTGCACCTCCTCCGTGACAGGCACGTCGTACATGCGGTATCTCACCGAGGGACCTGTCGACGAAACCAGCTTCACTTCTTGTGGGCCGGAAGGTTCAATGCACAGCTTCTCAACGAGCTTGCCTTCCCTCAGGAGGTGGAGGGTCCTCACGTTCCGCAGGAAGACGGCGCTACGCGCAAAGGTCTCCTGGGCCTGAGTAACGAAGGTGTCCAGCTGCTCCAGATCGACGGGCTCTACGTCCAGCTGGTGCCGGACTTCTGAAGGTTGGGTGGCCCAGGGCAGGATGAAGGTGGACGGCCACTCGTGCGAGACGCCCGTCAACTTGCGTGCTTTTCGTTTTAGAGGAAGGAGGATGCGCGCTTGCTGCCGCGAGTAGATGCCAGGCTCATCCGTGACCTGGTACACCGAGACGAAGCCGACACCAAAGCTGCCGATCGACTCTGCATCGTCCCGCTTGCTACCGCTGGCGACATGGATGATGCGCTCAAAATGCGAGTCCTCGAATTCGGCGCTGTTGCCGACACGCAGCGCTTCCGAAGTAAAATCCATCCAGAAGGTTTCCGCCCTGGCGTCTTCGGCATTCTGGATCAGCTCCTGGACGACGGTTCCGAAGCCTTGCAGCATGCGGAGATCTTTGCGCAGCGACCCGAGCAGCGAGTAACCATAGTCGAGTTCTTCAACAGCGCTGTGCGTGGCCATGCCCCCATCTAAAGAGTTCTCCACTTAACGAAATCTCACAACCCGAAGCAGTAAGCCTGCGAGGCCCTTCCAGGCGTCTTGATGGCATAGCCAACGGTCGTACCAGGGGTTGTCCCGCAGCCGTCGGCTTCGTAACCCGGCATC
Encoded here:
- a CDS encoding transposase family protein codes for the protein MLMCTVTQRILGTATSAGAVHDLKLFRQSGVRFPHQTALIGDAGYQGLWRSHRHALTPHKATQASPLSAEQRQDNRVLAHTRQAIEHMIRRMKIFRVLKGVYRHRRRRFALRVQLIAALCNLTQACRS
- a CDS encoding transposase family protein, which produces MNRKQFRRRTGVYPETFAEMEEVLTLREGQKKKSGRPAALSVAEQLLMTLEFWREYRTFAHLGDDWGVHEATVHRTVERVEAALIASARFQLPKKRVFQEAQLVYSIVAVDASEVPCERPKKSSARGTAARKSGTP
- a CDS encoding sacsin N-terminal ATP-binding-like domain-containing protein, which produces MATHSAVEELDYGYSLLGSLRKDLRMLQGFGTVVQELIQNAEDARAETFWMDFTSEALRVGNSAEFEDSHFERIIHVASGSKRDDAESIGSFGVGFVSVYQVTDEPGIYSRQQARILLPLKRKARKLTGVSHEWPSTFILPWATQPSEVRHQLDVEPVDLEQLDTFVTQAQETFARSAVFLRNVRTLHLLREGKLVEKLCIEPSGPQEVKLVSSTGPSVRYRMYDVPVTEEVQREAQRRKRRTTLQLALPLGEESVSGLLYAFLPTRDTTGIPLHINADFYPNTDRKTLLWDEADKRVWNERLLECVVSFLPQLLLDLATSGPETLYTFAAAVRSAAARNGSSPHPVARFVGGLWKACQLTFKERPLFWSRSGEWVEHGDFLRIAYDADPVLEETLLVRTPWHLPPPEHGGYRALFRALGVPELNAETFLQTLEQLFGDDVDWVTDEQRRPLLNAIFAYFAQLEEKQKGWRQEIEDLDDRLNPLALALTADGELAVLSETWTCAEPYLKVTAPWLKEDELVDSQWWEAAPPLLRERVNEYTPAEFADDLRKTSNIPALVASGWPIQRAYAFLASDRKLGGQTLRPLPIYRTTAGEYCPATELALPAQINDPFHVRKLIDVGYMKGHEGLLERLALPVLDAKTYYGRLLPEFFQKHVGRRREVIEAIAQVYSRDDFPLAEWKSLTCAEDSKGKWVRPETLYWPNDLMTALFGDSYPQFASTHYKGRGVRPLMEALDMSMTVTDKDIVRELEQRAQESVTNLSVGVRQKVLSHALQASTTVLSTHLAKIKWLPDREGKGWYTPSELVQAEDAELVGHHLGNKRLCGIRLPDGEEFRRENRRALGFAHPQPEQVAQHIRDLNTRGQGPSLRILYWLNSQAGRVAEKTRGELRALKLFPLGDGTFAAATHLFREDPNLGRWRYRVGQNELTKFRPLIDILSIPSSPNPSTFRDVLLEIASQCVSGETPSKEAQDVAERCIRALSDAYAKNREGLKDILQSLRGKRVVPVVWKERTKGSLLRPEDALFVDKPADELAKFNLPQRIEVRTRDVASRGFFEELGVRSLSSVWKVTYDIPQGASRLLTEQNKKLKQMLPALLRLALKVHRSQLVNRPLAKVTIGRLG